The segment CTCGGCCACGCCCGCCTCCTGGAGGGCCTGCATCAATTCGGGCACCTGCGACCGATGGCCGACGATCAATACTTTCGCCATGGGGGAAATGGCCATGCTCAGCCTCTCAGATAATTGACGACCTTGTCGGCCGCGGCGTCCATCCTTGCTTCGGTTTCCCGGCGAAGCGCCTGGCGCCGCTCGTCGGCTTCGGCCTTCAGTGCATCGGCCTCGCGTTGCCCTTCCTCTCGCGCCTTGGCCACGGCCGCGGCGATCGCCTTGCGTCGCTCAGCGTCCGCTTCCGCCTGCGCGGCGGCGCGCTTCTTGCGCGACTCGTCGGCCGCCTGGGCCGCATCGGCTTTCGCCCGCTCGATGAGTTCCTGCGCCTGTGCCTCGGCCTGCTTGATTTGCTTGATCAGTTCCATCTGCCGGTATACCCCTACAGTCACAGCGTCGTTGAAAGAACCGGGAGTCTACATGGCCCATCCACCCGTGGCAAGAAAAAACCCCCCGGCAGACCGACGATCACAGAATCCTGTCTACCGCCGCGACCAACTCTTGGACGTGGGCCAGTGATTCGGCGAATTCTCTCTTCTCCGTATCATCCAGGTCCAGTTCAATGACGCGTTCCACTCCTTGCCGACCCAGCACGGCCGGCACGCCGACAAAATACCCACCTACCCCATATTCGTCACGACAGCACGCAGAACATGAAAAAATCCCTCTGGTATCTCGGAGAATGGCCTCGGCCATCTTCACCGCACCGGCCGCTGGAGCGTAGTAAGCGCTGGTACCCATGAGGTTGACGACCTCGATGCCGCCCTTGCGCGTCCGCTCGACCAGCTCGGCGATCTTCGCCTCGCGGAGAAACTGTGCGATGGGAACACCGCTGATGGATGTGAACCTGGGCAAAGGCACCATGTCATCTCCGTGCCCCCCCATCAACACACACTGGATGTCGTCCACGCAGACGTCGAGCTCACAGGCGAGGAAATACCGAAATCGCGCCGAATCCAACGCGCCGGCCATGCCGAGGATCCGCTGCGACGGAAACCCGGTCGTCTTCGCAACGACGTGAACCATCGCGTCGAGCGGATTGCACACGACGATGACGAAGGCGTTCGGGCAGTGCTTGGCGATCTGCTCGCTGACGGACTTGACGATATTGGCGTTGGTGGCGAGCAGGTCGTCGCGGCTCATGCCCGGCTTGCGGGGCACGCCGCTGGTGACGATCACCACGTCGCTGCCGTCGGCGGCCGCCCAGTCGGTGGTGCCGACGACACGCTGCTCGGACCCGTACAGGCCGCTGGCCTCGGCCATATCGAGCGCCTTGCCCTCGGCCAGCCCCTCGACGATGTCCAGCAGCACGATCTGACCCAGCCGTCTCGTCGCGGCGATATGGGCTGTGGTGGCCCCGACGTTGCCGGCCCCTACTACCGTGATCTTCTCTTTCGCCATCGAAAAACCTCAATCAAGTCTTCAAACGCCATGATCGGGGCGAAATCCTACAGAAACCCGAGAGAGATGTCAACCCGGAGAGGCAGTAATGTGATTTTTTTCACAGAGATTCAGACGCATTCCGCCCGAAGTTGCTCCCATCGGGCCCTCATCGCGTTCAGAAGCCCCTGCCGGGCCGGGTCATAGACGAGATTCCTCTTCTCGTGCGGATCGTTTTGCAGGTCGAAAAGCTGTTCGTAGACCGGCTCCCGATCGATATAACGCAGGTATTTGTATCGCAGGGAAACCACACCCTCGCTCTGGGGTATCAGGTTGGGTCCCCTGCCGCCGGGCCGATGGACGAACAGGTGCTCGTAAAAGAAGTCGCTGCGGGCCAGGCCGGGCCGGCCGCGCATCAGGGGCGACAGGTCCGCGCCCTGCATCGCCGGGGGGACCTCGACGCCCGCCAGAGACAGGATCGTCGGCGCGATGTCGATGTTCAGCGCGATCTGTGCGGGTGTCCGGCCGCGACAGGCGGCGGGCAGTCGCGGGTCGTGGACCACCAGCGGCACGCGGATCGACTCTTCGTGGCCGTACCACTTGCCCGCAAAACCGTGCTCGCCGAGGAAGAAGCCGTTGTCGCCCATCAGCATGACGATGGTGTTGTCGGCCAGGCCGAGCCGGTCGAGTTCGGCGCGGATGCGTCCGACGACCGTGTCCACGCCCGTGATCAGGCGATAGTAGCCCTTGACCATCTCCTGGTACTTCTGCGGCGTGTCGAACCGCATCCGCCAGCGGACGCGGGCCGTCGTCGCGTCGTCACGCAGGAATTCGGGCAGCGTTGCGACGTGCTCGGGCGAGGCGGTTTCGGGGACGGGGATCGCGACGTCTTTATAAAGGTCTTTGTAGATCGGATCGTAGATAAATTGTCGCGGGTCGGCGTCCTGGACGTGCGGGGCCTTGAAGCTGACCGACAGGCAGAACGGCCGGTCGGCGGAGCAGCCGCGAAGGAACTCGATCGACTGATCGCCCATGATCGCCGTGAGATGCCTGTCGTTGCCGTGTTCGTCCTTTTGCTCGTAGACGGGCTGGCCGGCAATGCCCCGCCAGAAGTCGAACGTGTCTTTTTGGAAGTCGCGGTCGCGTCCGACGCCGTACTTGCCGACCAGGCCGAGCCGGTAGCCGGCCGCCTTGAGCCGGGCCGGATAGCTGTCGGCCCACGCCGCATCGGAAAAGCCCGTCGCGAAATCGTGGATACCGTGCCGGCGGGCGTACTGGCCGGAGAAGATGCTGGCCCGGCTGGTCGCGCAGATCGACGTCGTCACGAACGCGTTCGTGAACCGCACCCCGTCGGTGGCCATCGCGTCGATGTGCGGCGTCCGAACGATCGGGTTGCCCGCACAGCCCAGCGTGTCCCACCGCTGGTCGTCGGTCAGCAGGAAGATCGCGTTGGGCCGCCCGGCCGCCGCACGCCCCACCGTCCGCCCGCACGCCAGCGCCCCCAGACCGACCGCCGCCGATCGCAGAAACGCCCGTCGTGTTGTCTGTTGCATCATCAGAACTCCTTCCTTCGCAACCACCCCCATCACGGCACTCGCCCGCCATCATAAACCCCCGCACCTCAACCCGCCACAAAAACCCGAGAACACGGGAAGCGCGAAGCGTGAAGTGTGAAGCGAACGCGGAACGACCTGCAATTCAGGATGCGGTCCCGCCTTTTCGTTCAGCAACCCCGATGTGCTTGCTCATAATGATCACGCGCGGTGCATACCCGAGCGACTCATAGAAGTGCACGGCGGATTCGTTCTGCGCAAGCGCCTTCAACTCCATCTTGTACGCCCCACATCCGGCGGCGTGGCGTTCCGCGTGCTCCACAAGACGGCGGCCGATCCCGAGACCCCGCCAATCCGGCCGCACGAACAGTTCGGCCATGAAGCTGTACGGATCGGGCCTCTCATCCGGATCGTCCGGCGTCACCAGGCCCCACACGCACACATAGCCCACCGCGCGGCCGTCGTCTTCCGCGACGAAGACCGCACCGGCTGTCCGCTCGACCTCCGACAGCAACGCGTTGAAATACCGCTCGATGATCTGATCGCCGGGCGCCAGATCCACGTCGAACGGCCGCAGCGCTTCATGCAGTTGCAGCACAAGGTCGCGAAGAACCCCACGATCCGCCTCGCTGAAACGCCGAATCGACACCATAAGTCCCCACCTTCCTGCGCCACCACACGCCTCTCACCGCGCACGCGCTTTCGCCCCCATCCCCTGTCGCGTGCACGGCCGTCGTGCGATGGCCTCCAACCTTCAGCCCCCATCGTAGCCCGTCCCCCCGCCGAGGGCAAGAACGAACGCCCCCTCCCCCGGCGGCGCCCGCAACCCCAAATCCACCACCAACCGCCGATTCCACTATTTTTTCCTGGCCGCCCCGGCCCATCCTGGCCGATAATACGATAAGCTGGAAGCAACCTAAGATCAGACACAGCGGAACTGCCAACAAACGTATCGTACGCTTGGTGGCCCCTAATAGTGTCTATCGTTGGCAACCTCCGTATTAGGCGAGGTCGACAAGGACAATGGCTACGGATGAAGCTCCCGATCTGGAAAGAGGATACTTCGACGCCTATGCGTCTGCCACGACGAATCTGCGAACGTGGCTGGTTGCCTATGGCATTGGGGCACCAGTCCTATTCCTATCGAATGACACCTTGTGGCAGGCCCTTGCAGGGGCACAATGTGCGTCGTGTGTCGGCATGTTATTCCTTGGTGGCGTCGGTTTTCAGGTACTCATCGCGCTGATCAACAAGAACGCCATGTGGTTCTGCTATTACGCGGAGAGCAAACCCGCGTTCAAGTCGTCGCGCACGTACAAGGTCTGCGCCTGGTTGTCAGAACAGTTCTGGATCGACATGATCTTGGATGTACTCAGTATTGTCTTTTTCATCGTGGCAACATACAGAGTCTTTGTCGCAGTGGTACGGTCTTCGAGCTCTTAAGGACTACCGAGCATTCGGAATGGTGCGGCAAGAATGTGGGACAGAGACAATCCCAGCGAAATTGAATGAGAGGCTCCGCAATGGCGAAGAAACTGAATCAACAGAAGAGAGGGCGTAGCGCAATCACCGGCAAATTCATTCCCGTTGAGAAAGCGAGGAAGGAAAGCCGTACGTCCGTCGTAGAAACGACCAAGAAACCGAAGAAGAAATAGCCGCGTCGGCCTGGCAGAGTCGGACCCTTCATCAGTGAAGTCGTGCGGCATACTCT is part of the Anaerobaca lacustris genome and harbors:
- the mdh gene encoding malate dehydrogenase; translation: MAKEKITVVGAGNVGATTAHIAATRRLGQIVLLDIVEGLAEGKALDMAEASGLYGSEQRVVGTTDWAAADGSDVVIVTSGVPRKPGMSRDDLLATNANIVKSVSEQIAKHCPNAFVIVVCNPLDAMVHVVAKTTGFPSQRILGMAGALDSARFRYFLACELDVCVDDIQCVLMGGHGDDMVPLPRFTSISGVPIAQFLREAKIAELVERTRKGGIEVVNLMGTSAYYAPAAGAVKMAEAILRDTRGIFSCSACCRDEYGVGGYFVGVPAVLGRQGVERVIELDLDDTEKREFAESLAHVQELVAAVDRIL
- a CDS encoding sulfatase family protein, translated to MMQQTTRRAFLRSAAVGLGALACGRTVGRAAAGRPNAIFLLTDDQRWDTLGCAGNPIVRTPHIDAMATDGVRFTNAFVTTSICATSRASIFSGQYARRHGIHDFATGFSDAAWADSYPARLKAAGYRLGLVGKYGVGRDRDFQKDTFDFWRGIAGQPVYEQKDEHGNDRHLTAIMGDQSIEFLRGCSADRPFCLSVSFKAPHVQDADPRQFIYDPIYKDLYKDVAIPVPETASPEHVATLPEFLRDDATTARVRWRMRFDTPQKYQEMVKGYYRLITGVDTVVGRIRAELDRLGLADNTIVMLMGDNGFFLGEHGFAGKWYGHEESIRVPLVVHDPRLPAACRGRTPAQIALNIDIAPTILSLAGVEVPPAMQGADLSPLMRGRPGLARSDFFYEHLFVHRPGGRGPNLIPQSEGVVSLRYKYLRYIDREPVYEQLFDLQNDPHEKRNLVYDPARQGLLNAMRARWEQLRAECV
- a CDS encoding GNAT family N-acetyltransferase; translated protein: MVSIRRFSEADRGVLRDLVLQLHEALRPFDVDLAPGDQIIERYFNALLSEVERTAGAVFVAEDDGRAVGYVCVWGLVTPDDPDERPDPYSFMAELFVRPDWRGLGIGRRLVEHAERHAAGCGAYKMELKALAQNESAVHFYESLGYAPRVIIMSKHIGVAERKGGTAS